TTCCCCGAGCGAAAAAAAACTTCCACAATGGCTCGCGGGGGACTCGCTCGGCCCCGAAAAAGAAGTAGAAGTTGCTCACCCGCGGCTTTCGTGGAACTTTTGCAGCTCGAGCGTGAACGACGACGAGTCCTTGGTGTAATCGCCGGGCTCCTTGTGAAGCTTTTCCATGGCTCCGGCTCAACGGAGCTGGCCCGCGCGCGCCGCGGTGCCTCACCTGACGTTCATCGAGCGGGTGGGTTCCGCCGAGGCCTGCGGGCCCCGATGGCGAGCTAAGCCTCGTTCGAGGCGCGCCAATGCGCCGACACTTCCCCGGCCGCGGTTCACACTCACTGGGCACGTTTTTCGCTGGCCGGCCCGCTCCGATCACATCCCGGGTCCCCAGCACCGCACATCCCGAGCACCGCGCATCAAGAAACCACTATCACACCGGAGCCCAAAACGTCACAAGGTTAGaaaacgcttaaaaaaaaaacctatcgATGTCATTACATGCCCCTCTCCCGCTTGCGCGCCGCCTCCTCTCCCACTACTATTGTCTTCATGGCTCTCCCAAGATGGCTGACGCGGAGCCGACGTCTCAGGTTGGATTTCGCGTTTGTTTCGCTCGTTCTTAGCGCCCGGATCGCTCCTAATTAACGAAATTATTGCGAACGCTTCGGCTGCTCCCCCGACGCAGTCTTCGTTGTCGTTGCCACGACGGTGCCGCCAGGGTCCCGTAGTAAATAAAGATGAAGCGTCGCTGCTGTTTGTCGTGATTCACGCGAGTGCACACACCACCCTGCTTCCTGTACACCAATCGTCTTCTCTTCTCTTTAACGTGTCATGGTGCTACTGCAACCAGGTGCTACGATCGACGTCTCGCTCTGCGCATATTTAACCTGTGTGTTTACTTTTCAAATTAAACGGATCAAGTACGCAATGTTGGCTGATGCAAACAAATCGTTAAGCAGCCGAACGACGGTACAACAGGCGCCATCTACCATCAACGGGTAGTACCAATTGTTCGACCAGCAGCCCGCGTGACCGACTGCGGCACAAATTAATATTTTTGTTTCGATTCGGGGAATAGGAGTCGCCTAAAAAAAATTCTCTGCTTTAAGCACAGACACACGAACTCAGAAAAATTGTTAAATCAACCCTTGCTCTCGTGTCGTACCCCACCATGACTAACAATCCGCTGTGAATGACCTGTGATAGTGTTTTGAGCCCTGTCATGCTTCAAAATAAATGTTACATTCTCTAGAAAGGCTACTAAACCTAGTGACCTTTGAAAAGTTTGAGGTTTAACGCTTGGAGAATACCGCCCCTGGTGCGTCGAATATCAATTAAGGATAATGCGGACAGTCTGCGTGAGGATGATTGAACCTGGATTGAACAAATGTCTAAGAACGTTGGATTGAACAGCGTCAGCTGGTTTAGTAAATTATTTTTGCTATAAGAGCTCAGAGAATAAGAACCACCGCTACAAAACCGCTGTTCTGTGGTAAAACCGCACTCATAAATTTCAGATATAATTTACTGTTTCAAAATTTACTCCAAACCGAAAATAAACATACTGGACAAATGACATGCcatttatttactttttcatGTGTTCGTGCGTTTGTGGCCgtgcgaaaattaaaaaaaaaacattaattagtTTGTTGTATcattgaaattttgtttttgaggaaaggaaatggcactgtaaATGCCTcgaatctcggtggacacccgaactgtgccgtaagagaagggaggatggtggaagtgaaagaagaaagaggtgccgagaGTTTGTTTATTTTGCCTTTATGCCACGAATGCATTTTACACCCCCTCCCCATCTACTTCTTTGCGCCAGATCGCTATGAATAtccttaatttttttaatttaattggtttttgggggaaaggaaatggcgcagtatctgtctcatatatcgacggacacctgaaccgcgccgtaagggaagggataaaggagggagtgaaagaagaaaggaagagagaggtgccgtagtggagggctccggaataatttcgaccacctggggatctttaacgtgcacggaatGCCTACTTTCAGCGCggcagtaaacaaaaaaaaaatcgtggcTGCGTGATGTCAACGTAAGAGAGCCTTTTCTCCCCAGTAGtggtttatttttcttccttttcgtaTTGCTTTTAAACTCCTTGCTTTGGCGTCACTCGTCActtggtgtgggcctgcccctatCCTCAACCCGGAAGGACTGCATGGAGGCGATCCTGCTTGTAAAGACCgatcccttacgggctgatccaagctTACCTCCCGTCCCCTATATATCCAATAAGTGTTTTCGCCACCACCAGCACAACAACATCCTCAGGACGTCCTGAGGATGGCCTCACCTAGTCCTGTTGCTGGCCTCAATATctcccaagacggagtttctccaccatggattttctccaacatgaaatttctctaacagggagttgtCCTCAGGACATCCTCAAATTTCTTGAGGAACCTTCTTGGGTCTATTTTCAGGACTCCAGATGATGATTTAGCCCAGAGAATGCACGTtattatttgcttatttattgtGCGCAGTGTTCAAGGGGTTGCGAGACGGCTTTATTTTTGTATTGGTTCGTTCACCGCCTATGTTGGTGCCTATAAGTTGTTCTTCGTGCAGTCTTTTCCCACAGCCACGACTATTAAATCTATCTGAAGTTGAATTCTGCCTCCTGAGTGGAAAAGCCACTCTGACGAGTGGCGCAAAAATCGCAACAGCCTAGCCCCATCACAAGCATGCAGCTCATAGACCAGttttaagagcgaaaatattCTTCAAggcatacaatttttttttgtcgcaatGGTTTCCTTCATTTTATCACTAATGTACACAAATACCTCTTAATAAACCTGCAGGTTATAGTCCATGGTGGAGAGATGTTGTTCAGGTGGTTCTTGAGAATCACAATTAAGTGAACGAGGGatgggaaaacctcagggtgcttgccaacgtttcgacaagaagacttgtcttcgtcgtggcaaagcgttcatcatcgGCGGAGTTAAAACAAATAGGGTCATCCCTCCGAGAAGGAAGGCCCGGTGAGAGGGAGGAGGGTGTGAACTGGGAATGatgggagggtgaatcttgtacGTACATGCCTCTTCACTGCTTGTTAGACTCGTGCACTCTTAGCTGCTCGTAGGCTCATATTCTTGACCGTTTTTACAGCGAAcgctgttatagctttggtttagacATATAGACATATTGTACTGTAGAATCTACAGCATCAGCTATAATAATTTTAATTAGTAAAATTAATTTAATGGCACCTCAATTCTTTTAAATTAAAAGCCCACGTAGCGAACTGCGAGAGGAAAAGGGCGGGAGGCGACGTGGggccagggggggggggcggggggggggggtgtgcatACCAGGTTTGTCTGATTCATGGTGGTCTGATTGGATTAGCGCAACTGGTATTTCTCTTTTACGACTGACGATGTAGATTCCACGGCCAGATGCAGAGCGAAATGGCTAAACCACAGGTATAATAGTTTTCGCTATTTAATGCACTAAGCAGGTATAGAAAATGCAGGTAGGCGggttatgatgacgtcacaaggtcacgtgatctctctcCACCAATCATTGCCCCGGTAATCGGGGTTTGATgacacaaggccacgtgacctctcGACCAGTCAAGGTGCCGCATCAGGGAAGGTTATGacaacgtcacaaggtcacgcgacctctaCTGACCAATTAGACATGGTTGGGTTTTGATGTAACGGCCACTATAATGTTATCGCATTTAGAAAAACAGGTGAAGTAACAATTATATTATGTATCTGCCTTGGTCAGCTGGGATTGTTTTATCCTTTTGTCCATACCCTGCACTGCTACAACAATAAATACCGTGATAGTTTCGTTACAAACATGTGAATCGACTCACCATTTCATCCTAAAACATTATTTGTTTGTACAGTTTCAATAAGAAATTATATTTTCCGTTTGTTAGAGGTGCAGGCCTACACGGACTGTCGCTTTTCTCGGTCGGCGCTGCAAGCCCCATTCAGAGAACCCGCGCTGCAGCAGAGTAATAAGCTAGCGCCATCTCACGGGAAGCAATCTGTGGCTGGGAAAGCGGTACGCGTGGCGGACAAGACAGGCATATAAAAATAGACTGGTACTGTACTGCaatgcagtcacgtgacagaaaCAAGGAAGAGGAGTTGGACGCACTGGAGGCGGCGTTTTGTGATGCTCTTCGGAAGACTGACCTGTTTACAGTCAAAACCGGTACACACAGCTAGCTTGTTTTACTTATTTGAAGAAATGGGGCCTTATCGCCGGGTCTCGCAGTGCGATCGGCATTAAGGCGTCGCGGGGACGTGGTACGACTGACCCGAAGAGCTTGTCCGCACCTCGGCCCTCGAAGACCACAATGGATCAGCACCAGCAGAGAGATAACAATGAAGCGACGCGTCCACACGATTCGGTAGACATACACCTTCCGCACGTTGAACAGAGCCTGTCGTGGGACTGCGGCGTCTCCTGCGTGGCCATGGTTTTGCCCGACGACCAGCGCAGCTACCTGCTCGTCAACCGTGACCAAATCAGCCAAGAAGAAGGATACCACCAGAGCACCTGGACCATCGACCTGTGTTACCTGCTGCGACGCTTCGGCGTTGACCACCTGTACGCCACCGTAACGCTCGGCGTGAACCCCATGTTCCAGAAGGAGTGTTACTACAAGAAGTCGCTCCAGTGGGACTTCCAGAGGGTCGAGGATCGCTTCCGAGACGCCGCATCCAATGGTCTCGCCGTTTGTCAGAAGTCTACGACGACCGGCGAACTCTTGGAACACCTTTCCCGAGGGCTTCCCGTGATCGTGCTAGTTGACCACGGACAGCTGCATTGCGACTCCTGCCAGAAGAACAGGATCGTGTCGAAGGTGGCCGGGGTGTTTGCGCGCTATGCGCCCTATCAGGGCCACTACATCGTGCTCTGCGGCTACAGGCTTCAGGAAAGGAGGTTCATTTATCGGAATCCATCTAAAACCGAGCGCCTGTGTACGGTCACGTTCGAGACGCTGGATAGAGCGCGAAAGCGCTTGGGTACTGACGAGGACGTCGTGTTCGTTAACGCCTGCCCCCCATCGGGATGTGTCGTTAGATCGTAACTTCGCAGACTGCAGAGCTGTAAATGGCCATCAAGAGACCCTCCAACCGATGACGTCTGCCACGGCCACTAGCAGGTGCAAGGCAAGCGGTTACCTTGACGTCATGACAATAAGcagacgccattggttggaggaaTTGAAGGTCACCTGCCGCTTTGCTCTTGTGGTGCAAGCGTGTTTAGTGGAGGAAAACGTGTGGCAGTAGTGTGCCAATAATG
The genomic region above belongs to Amblyomma americanum isolate KBUSLIRL-KWMA chromosome 9, ASM5285725v1, whole genome shotgun sequence and contains:
- the LOC144104462 gene encoding protein GUCD1, which translates into the protein MDQHQQRDNNEATRPHDSVDIHLPHVEQSLSWDCGVSCVAMVLPDDQRSYLLVNRDQISQEEGYHQSTWTIDLCYLLRRFGVDHLYATVTLGVNPMFQKECYYKKSLQWDFQRVEDRFRDAASNGLAVCQKSTTTGELLEHLSRGLPVIVLVDHGQLHCDSCQKNRIVSKVAGVFARYAPYQGHYIVLCGYRLQERRFIYRNPSKTERLCTVTFETLDRARKRLGTDEDVVFVNACPPSGCVVRS